A window of the Cynocephalus volans isolate mCynVol1 chromosome 10, mCynVol1.pri, whole genome shotgun sequence genome harbors these coding sequences:
- the B9D2 gene encoding B9 domain-containing protein 2 — MAEVHVIGQIMGATGFSESSLFCKWGIHTGAAWKLLSGVREGQTQVDTPQVGDMAYWSHPIDLHFATKGLQGWPRLHLQVWSQDSFGRCQLAGYGFCHVPSSPGTHQLDCPTWRPLGSWREQLARAFVGGGPQLLHGDTIYSGADRYRLHTAAGGTVHLELGLLLRHFDRYGVEC; from the exons ATGGCTGAGGTGCACGTGATCGGGCAGATCATGGGGGCCACCGGTTTCTCGGAGAGTAGCCTCTTCTGCAAGTGGGGCATCCACACAG GGGCGGCATGGAAGCTCCTGTCGGGTGTGCGGGAGGGCCAAACACAGGTGGATACCCCCCAGGTTGGGGATATGGCCTATTGGTCCCACCCCATTGACCTGCACTTCGCCACCAAAGGCCTCCAAG GCTGGCCTCGGCTCCATCTCCAGGTGTGGTCTCAGGACAGCTTTGGCCGATGCCAGCTCGCAGGCTACGGTTTTTGCCATGTGCCCAGCAGCCCGGGCACTCACCAGCTGGACTGTCCCACATGGCGGCCCCTAGGCAGCTGGCGGGAGCAGTTGGCACGGGCCTTCGTAGGTGGTGGGCCACAGCTGCTGCATGGGGACACTATCTACAGTGGGGCAGACCGCTATCGCCTGCACACAGCCGCTGGTGGCACTGTGCACCTTGAACTCGGCCTGCTGCTACGCCACTTCGATCGCTATGGCGTTGAGTGCTGA